Proteins encoded in a region of the Chrysemys picta bellii isolate R12L10 unplaced genomic scaffold, ASM1138683v2 scaf2242, whole genome shotgun sequence genome:
- the LOC135980218 gene encoding olfactory receptor 5F1-like has protein sequence MEEKNSTVATQFILMGFTDDPKLQVTFFVLFLVIYVITLVGNLGMVILIRISSRLHTPMYFFLCNLSVVDICYSSVVTPKMLANFLAESKAISYSGCFSQMYFFVAWVCTECFLLAAMAYDRYVAICKPLLYSSVMSHKVCVTLVAGSYITGFTNAMITVCVITRLPYCGSNIISHFFCDTPPLLALSSSDSSIAENTISILAGFTCISSLLIILFSYLYILAAILKIHSAEGRHKAFNTCASHLTAVTMFYGSLIFTYLRPNSSYSLGQDQVASVFYTAVIPMLNPLIYSLRNKEVKNALGRSLGRGSGFKMNVFSCHFNNQ, from the coding sequence ATGGAAGAGAAAAATTCTACCGTAGCAACCCAGTTCATTCTCATGGGATTCACAGATGACCCAAAGCTGCAGGTCACCTTCTTTGTGTTGTTCCTGGTGATCTATGTtatcaccctggtggggaatctcGGGATGGTCATTTTGATCAGAATCAGTTCCCGACtacacacccccatgtacttcttcctgtgCAACTTGTCTGTTGTTGATATCTGCTATTCATCTGTTGTCACCCCAAAGATGCTGGCGAACTTCTTAGCAGAGAGCAAAGCCATTTCCTACTCTGGGTGTTtttctcaaatgtatttttttgttgCCTGGGTGTGTACAGAGTGCTTCCTCCTGGCTGCAATGGCGTATGaccgctatgtggccatctgtaaACCCCTGCTCTACTCATCAGTTATGTCCCATAAAGTCTGTGTCACGTTGGTGGCTGGCTCCTATATCACTGGCTTCACAAATGCCATGATTACTGTGTGTGTTATTACCAGGTTACCATACTGTGGTTCCAATATCATCAGCCATTTTTTCTGTGACACCCCTCCACTGCTAGCCCTATCATCCTCTGATAGCTCCATCGCTGAAAATACCATTTCTATTTTAGCTGGTTTCACCTGTATCAGCTCCCTCCTGATAATCCTCTTCTCTTACCTGTACATCTTGGCTGCCATCCTGAAAATCCATTCTGCCGAGGGCAGGCACAAAGCCTTCAACACCTGTGCCTCCCACCTGACGGCCGTCACCATGTTTTACGGGTCTCTGATCTTTACATACTTGCGCCCCAACTCCAGCTACTCACTGGGCCAAGACCAGGTGGCCTCTGTGTTCTATACTGCGgtgatccccatgctgaaccccctgatctacagcctgaggaacaaggaggtgaagaaCGCTCTGGGGAGATcactggggaggggaagtggttTCAAGATGAATGTGTTTTCTTGTCATTTTAATAACCAATAA